The following coding sequences are from one bacterium SCSIO 12741 window:
- a CDS encoding class I SAM-dependent methyltransferase, with product MGHHNKSDWFGEWFDSPYYSILYKDRSDSEAREFIQRLLDHLKPKADARILDLACGRGRHSKEMARLGYQVTGIDLSAHAIKQANLHGCQNLHFAIQDMREVYRENYFDCIFNLFTSFGYFNDSEDNLKVLQSVVQGLVPEGCFVLDFLNCHKLRKHLNPSEVKVVDGIKFNIERVLQNHTITKHIHFEDGGRSYDFEERVTAFTREELEELLSQAQLNIREVFGSYDLESFDLETSDRLILITQKKN from the coding sequence ATGGGGCATCATAATAAATCAGATTGGTTTGGAGAATGGTTTGATTCTCCCTACTACAGTATCCTGTATAAGGATCGTAGCGATTCGGAGGCACGTGAGTTTATCCAACGCCTGCTCGATCACCTCAAACCCAAAGCCGATGCCCGCATTTTGGATTTGGCTTGCGGACGAGGTCGACACTCCAAGGAAATGGCCCGTTTGGGCTACCAGGTCACCGGAATCGATCTATCTGCCCATGCCATAAAACAGGCCAACTTGCACGGTTGCCAAAACCTCCATTTCGCCATTCAGGATATGCGGGAAGTCTACCGCGAAAACTACTTCGATTGCATCTTCAATCTATTTACCAGTTTCGGGTATTTCAATGACTCGGAGGATAACCTTAAGGTTCTTCAATCCGTGGTTCAAGGCCTCGTACCAGAAGGTTGCTTTGTTCTCGATTTCTTGAACTGCCATAAGCTACGCAAACACCTCAACCCCTCCGAAGTGAAAGTTGTGGATGGCATTAAATTCAACATTGAAAGGGTGCTACAAAACCACACCATTACGAAACACATCCACTTTGAAGATGGAGGACGATCCTACGATTTTGAGGAACGTGTTACGGCCTTTACACGAGAGGAGTTGGAAGAACTACTATCTCAAGCTCAATTAAATATTCGGGAAGTTTTTGGGAGTTATGATTTGGAATCGTTTGACTTGGAAACGAGCGATCGGCTTATTCTGATTACCCAGAAGAAAAACTAA
- a CDS encoding S46 family peptidase codes for MLKKVLVAAILVGFLGLPEARSDEGMWLPMFIKRLNYADMQEKGLKLTPDEIYSVNSSSLKDAIVGLGRPAFNFCSGEIVSSQGLFITNHHCGYGTIQANSTVEHNYLKDGFWAMNKGEEIPAGFSISILDHMEDVTATVLAAVNDNMDETQRAAAIAPIMDSLQKANSGEGMQAVVKSFFKGNEYYMFVYQVFPDVRLVGAPPSSIGKFGGDTDNWMWPRHTGDFTLFRIYAGKDNKPAAYSEDNVPYKPKHHLPVNIKGLNEGDYAMIWGFPGRTQRYLSSYGIEHMIYKEYPTRIKVRRMKLDLYEEGMARDEATRIKYSSKHAGVSNYWKNFIGMSTSLEALDVAGQKRAQEKEFSDWVAADSKRQEKYGSVLMMYQNGYDTLLKTQKKRDLYVEGIWGIEILTLSAQFMALDKLLASDEVDPKALDGMIQQIKGAAGDFYKDYDAQIDQNVMAAVMKMYGEEVPAELQAEYFKTLDKKYKGNYEKLAADVFKKSFMANEDKMNAFFAKASSKSLSADPAFKMFKEFYMDYMTNTSPVRKVAGEQLARAERLYIDAIRQINPDKSYYPDANSTLRFTYGNVGGYVPRDATYFKYFTTAQGILEKYKPGDLEFDAPAQLIEMIKNKDYGRYAKDGDLVVCFLSNNDITGGNSGSPVINGEGHLIGTAFDGNWEAMSGDVDFEENLQRTISVDIRYTLFIIDKFAGAGHLVDEMTVIE; via the coding sequence ATGTTAAAGAAAGTACTTGTAGCGGCCATCTTGGTTGGGTTCTTAGGCCTACCAGAAGCCCGAAGTGACGAAGGAATGTGGTTGCCCATGTTCATTAAACGGCTAAACTATGCCGACATGCAGGAAAAGGGGCTGAAGCTTACCCCAGATGAAATTTACAGCGTAAACAGTTCTTCACTGAAAGACGCTATCGTAGGATTAGGTCGTCCCGCTTTTAATTTCTGCTCGGGTGAGATCGTATCTTCCCAAGGGTTGTTTATTACAAACCACCACTGTGGATACGGAACGATTCAAGCCAACAGTACTGTTGAGCACAACTACCTGAAAGACGGTTTTTGGGCCATGAACAAAGGAGAAGAAATTCCAGCTGGATTTTCTATTTCCATTCTTGATCACATGGAAGACGTTACCGCTACTGTATTGGCAGCTGTAAACGACAACATGGACGAGACTCAGCGCGCTGCTGCTATTGCTCCAATTATGGATAGCCTTCAAAAAGCTAACTCTGGAGAAGGAATGCAAGCCGTTGTAAAAAGCTTTTTCAAAGGAAATGAGTACTACATGTTCGTTTACCAGGTTTTCCCTGACGTTCGTTTGGTAGGTGCTCCTCCTTCTTCTATCGGAAAATTTGGTGGTGATACAGACAACTGGATGTGGCCACGTCACACGGGTGACTTCACTCTTTTCCGTATCTACGCTGGCAAAGACAACAAGCCTGCTGCTTACTCAGAAGACAACGTACCTTACAAGCCAAAGCACCACTTGCCTGTTAACATCAAAGGGCTAAACGAAGGTGACTACGCTATGATCTGGGGTTTCCCTGGAAGAACTCAGCGCTACCTTTCCTCCTACGGAATTGAGCACATGATCTACAAAGAGTACCCAACTCGTATTAAAGTAAGAAGAATGAAGCTTGACCTTTATGAAGAAGGTATGGCTCGTGACGAGGCTACTCGTATTAAGTACTCAAGCAAGCACGCTGGCGTGAGTAACTACTGGAAGAACTTCATCGGAATGTCTACAAGCCTTGAAGCTCTTGACGTAGCTGGACAAAAAAGAGCTCAGGAAAAAGAATTTTCTGACTGGGTTGCAGCTGACTCTAAGCGTCAGGAAAAATACGGTTCTGTATTGATGATGTACCAAAATGGATACGATACCCTTTTGAAAACTCAAAAGAAAAGAGACCTTTATGTAGAAGGTATCTGGGGAATTGAAATCCTTACTCTTTCTGCTCAATTTATGGCCTTAGACAAGCTTCTTGCTTCTGACGAGGTTGATCCTAAAGCTTTGGATGGAATGATTCAGCAAATCAAAGGTGCTGCTGGCGATTTCTACAAAGACTACGATGCTCAAATCGATCAGAACGTGATGGCAGCTGTGATGAAAATGTACGGTGAAGAAGTTCCTGCTGAATTGCAAGCAGAATACTTCAAGACCTTGGACAAAAAATACAAAGGCAACTACGAAAAGTTGGCAGCTGATGTATTCAAAAAGTCTTTCATGGCCAATGAAGACAAAATGAACGCTTTCTTCGCTAAAGCTTCTTCTAAGTCTTTGTCTGCTGATCCTGCTTTCAAAATGTTCAAGGAGTTCTACATGGACTACATGACCAATACTTCACCTGTGCGTAAGGTTGCCGGTGAGCAATTGGCCCGTGCAGAGCGTTTGTACATTGACGCTATTCGTCAAATCAATCCTGATAAGTCTTACTACCCAGATGCTAACAGTACTTTGCGTTTTACTTACGGAAACGTAGGTGGATATGTACCTCGTGATGCTACTTACTTCAAGTACTTCACTACCGCTCAGGGTATCCTTGAAAAGTACAAGCCTGGTGATTTGGAATTTGACGCTCCTGCTCAGTTGATCGAAATGATCAAAAACAAAGACTACGGTCGTTATGCAAAAGACGGTGACTTGGTAGTTTGTTTCTTGAGCAACAATGACATTACTGGTGGTAACTCCGGAAGTCCTGTAATCAACGGTGAAGGTCACTTGATCGGAACTGCTTTTGACGGAAACTGGGAAGCGATGAGTGGTGACGTTGACTTTGAAGAAAACCTTCAGCGTACTATTTCTGTTGATATTCGTTACACGCTATTTATCATTGACAAGTTTGCAGGTGCTGGTCACCTTGTAGATGAGATGACAGTGATTGAATAA
- a CDS encoding SiaB family protein kinase: MIDLKEIADKLSENDIVLTYHGRLDKQVINDLLHFTESVLITRNVERRIRKKVFSILVESLQNSYKNALLLEESKDQVTALLLRNQGVYELNLGNYLSEENKDKLIRQIEDINALDSKQLVEKYQSVLKDGKRTALGGSGLGLLDMARKSGNQLSYKVTPGEDGLYYFLLKIIID; encoded by the coding sequence ATGATTGACCTGAAAGAAATAGCAGACAAGTTATCGGAGAACGATATCGTTCTCACCTATCATGGTCGGTTAGATAAACAGGTAATAAACGACTTGCTCCATTTCACGGAATCGGTATTAATTACACGCAACGTTGAGAGGCGAATTCGAAAAAAGGTATTTAGCATTTTAGTAGAGAGCTTGCAGAACTCTTACAAGAATGCCCTTTTGTTAGAAGAAAGCAAGGATCAGGTAACAGCGCTTTTGCTGAGAAATCAAGGGGTATACGAGCTTAATTTAGGCAATTATTTATCCGAGGAGAATAAGGATAAACTCATTCGACAGATTGAGGATATCAATGCTTTAGACTCCAAGCAATTGGTCGAAAAATACCAAAGTGTATTAAAGGATGGTAAGCGAACTGCATTAGGGGGCAGTGGATTAGGTTTGTTGGATATGGCTCGAAAATCAGGGAATCAGCTGTCTTACAAGGTTACACCGGGTGAAGACGGCCTGTATTATTTTTTGCTTAAAATTATAATTGATTGA
- a CDS encoding DUF1987 domain-containing protein: protein MENFMLEGTSKTPRVDFNAQTGILELSGRSIPENAVDFYKPLYDWLDQYVSSPRSNTEVVIKLEYFNTSSSKCLLDVFKKAEELTRNSLDPVVVKWYYEIDDEDMLEAGEDYEIIINIPFQKIPVEEL from the coding sequence ATGGAAAATTTCATGCTGGAAGGAACCTCGAAAACACCTCGCGTTGATTTTAACGCGCAGACTGGTATTTTAGAATTGAGCGGAAGGAGTATCCCTGAAAATGCCGTTGATTTCTATAAACCCCTGTACGATTGGTTGGATCAGTACGTTTCTTCCCCAAGATCAAACACTGAAGTGGTGATCAAGTTGGAGTATTTCAATACCAGTTCATCCAAATGTTTGCTGGATGTGTTTAAAAAAGCCGAAGAATTGACCCGTAATTCTCTGGACCCGGTTGTGGTAAAGTGGTATTACGAAATTGATGATGAAGATATGTTGGAAGCGGGTGAGGATTATGAGATTATCATCAACATACCCTTCCAGAAAATTCCTGTAGAAGAATTATGA
- a CDS encoding DnaJ domain-containing protein, with translation MRQYHLDILGLPPSASDGEIKKRYRELAMRYHPDVNQDPGAKEEFIRIHKAYEALMGGGSEINQMYEAYQRSRRAQRPSSQTASAYGYEEDQREAMRQRARKYAEMHQKEAEEIELGVFNMLTSGVVWWVVRIFALAIVIFGFIMMVDFILPQREEAHKVKNTVHYELFSRNTIFFVDGGQIDVPERVFLKLGIRDSLYMDYSPMLREFLDYRIIKYEQEGEIVMEDGFNFFSFYPLFPLLFFIPGFILFYKKNEVRFYLLYFVTLIAYPALILHYLIRENKFQYLIDFFSQLS, from the coding sequence ATGCGTCAGTACCACCTCGATATTCTTGGACTTCCTCCGTCTGCCAGTGATGGAGAAATAAAAAAGCGCTACCGCGAATTGGCTATGCGCTATCATCCCGATGTCAATCAGGATCCGGGAGCCAAGGAGGAATTTATTCGAATCCACAAGGCTTATGAGGCTTTGATGGGTGGTGGCTCTGAAATCAATCAGATGTATGAGGCCTACCAGAGGAGTAGGAGAGCGCAAAGGCCTTCGAGCCAAACGGCTTCGGCTTATGGCTATGAAGAAGATCAGCGTGAAGCCATGCGTCAAAGAGCTCGTAAGTATGCTGAAATGCATCAGAAGGAGGCCGAAGAAATTGAATTGGGCGTATTCAATATGCTTACCAGTGGCGTCGTTTGGTGGGTGGTAAGAATATTTGCTCTCGCTATCGTGATTTTTGGATTTATCATGATGGTAGACTTTATACTTCCTCAAAGAGAAGAGGCGCATAAAGTGAAAAATACGGTGCATTACGAGCTTTTCTCACGAAACACCATATTCTTTGTAGATGGTGGACAGATCGATGTGCCGGAAAGAGTCTTTTTGAAGCTGGGGATCCGCGATAGTTTATACATGGATTACAGTCCCATGCTCCGTGAATTCCTGGATTATCGAATTATCAAATACGAACAAGAGGGTGAAATTGTAATGGAGGATGGATTCAATTTCTTCTCCTTCTATCCTTTGTTTCCACTTCTGTTTTTCATTCCTGGCTTTATCCTTTTTTACAAAAAGAATGAAGTGCGGTTTTACCTGCTCTATTTTGTCACCCTCATAGCCTACCCGGCACTCATTTTACACTACCTCATTCGAGAGAACAAGTTTCAGTACCTGATCGACTTTTTCTCACAGTTATCTTAA
- a CDS encoding EI24 domain-containing protein: protein MLELIRFRRFDTALKQHYRAWGFMRKNRLTWFFLFPLFFNALVFYGGVQLVSHWSDLAIESMRGWLDLQAQQSDWAEYIWTGLYVIVWIVIRILFFIFFAYVGGYVVLLLLSPILAWLSELTESKQRGTKTTFNAKLYLNNLFRGIAITLRCLILEALFTLIFFILGLIPLIGFAAPAGLFGVTAYYYGFSLMDYTLERRGYTMSQSIRFMRYYRGSVIGIGVPFSVVLIIPILGPFISGFVAIWGSVAATLETLEILDSEAFEKNFKG, encoded by the coding sequence ATGCTCGAACTAATCCGTTTTCGACGTTTTGACACAGCCCTCAAACAACACTACCGGGCCTGGGGATTTATGCGCAAAAATCGGTTGACCTGGTTCTTCCTTTTTCCTTTGTTTTTCAATGCTCTGGTCTTTTACGGAGGCGTTCAACTTGTGAGCCACTGGTCCGATTTGGCCATTGAATCCATGCGAGGCTGGTTGGATCTTCAAGCTCAGCAATCCGATTGGGCAGAGTACATCTGGACAGGCCTCTATGTGATTGTTTGGATTGTTATCCGTATTTTATTTTTCATCTTCTTCGCCTATGTGGGAGGTTATGTTGTGCTCCTCTTGCTCTCCCCTATTCTGGCGTGGCTATCCGAGCTAACCGAATCCAAACAGCGCGGCACTAAAACTACCTTCAACGCCAAACTTTACCTCAACAACTTATTTCGGGGAATTGCGATCACCCTCCGATGCCTGATCCTGGAAGCTCTATTCACTCTGATCTTTTTCATCTTAGGGTTAATTCCCTTGATCGGCTTTGCCGCTCCGGCTGGGTTGTTTGGAGTAACGGCCTATTACTACGGTTTTTCTCTCATGGACTACACCCTGGAGCGAAGAGGTTACACCATGAGTCAAAGCATTCGTTTCATGCGATATTATCGTGGAAGTGTCATCGGAATAGGAGTTCCTTTTTCAGTGGTGCTCATTATCCCTATTCTGGGCCCATTCATATCCGGTTTTGTAGCCATTTGGGGAAGTGTCGCAGCAACTTTGGAAACGCTGGAGATATTGGACAGCGAAGCGTTTGAGAAGAATTTTAAAGGATAA
- the purB gene encoding adenylosuccinate lyase, which translates to MSSLRAISPIDGRYASKTTDLQEYFSEYALFKYRVWVEVEYFIALCELPLPQLEDVKATVYEPLRDLYRNFTEEDAQAIKDIEKVTNHDVKAVEYFIKERMDDLGLSEQKEFIHFGLTSQDINNTANPMMIRDALTAVIAPQLETILNQLKDFAQEWKDVAMLARTHGQPASPTRLGKEIQVYSERLEQQLGYIHEIPVSAKFGGATGNFNAHHVAYPEIDWVEFANRFLAENLEVDRSQTTTQIEHYDHLAALCDVLKRINTILLDFSRDMWTYISMDYFKQKIKKGEVGSSAMPHKVNPIDFENAEGNLGIANALYEHLAAKLPVSRLQRDLTDSTVMRNVGVPFGNSLIAYNSLIKGMGKLLLNEEALEQDLENNWAVVAEAIQTVLRRESYPSPYEALKALTRKNETINGEAIAAFIETLDVNEEIKAELRKITPSNYTGIQLVK; encoded by the coding sequence ATGAGCAGCTTAAGAGCAATTTCACCAATTGACGGACGTTACGCCAGCAAAACCACAGATCTACAAGAGTATTTTTCAGAGTACGCCTTGTTTAAGTACCGGGTATGGGTAGAAGTGGAATATTTTATTGCCTTATGTGAGCTTCCGCTCCCTCAGTTGGAAGATGTAAAGGCTACGGTTTACGAACCACTTCGCGATTTGTACCGCAACTTTACAGAGGAAGATGCTCAAGCCATTAAGGACATTGAAAAGGTTACTAACCATGACGTAAAAGCGGTTGAGTACTTTATCAAAGAGCGCATGGATGACTTGGGGCTAAGTGAGCAGAAGGAGTTCATTCACTTTGGGCTAACTTCTCAGGATATCAACAATACGGCTAATCCCATGATGATTCGGGATGCTTTAACGGCTGTAATTGCTCCGCAGTTGGAAACTATTTTGAATCAACTCAAAGACTTTGCTCAAGAGTGGAAAGATGTAGCCATGCTGGCACGTACCCATGGTCAACCTGCATCACCTACCCGATTGGGAAAAGAGATTCAAGTGTATAGTGAGCGATTGGAGCAACAATTGGGATATATCCATGAAATTCCAGTTTCTGCCAAGTTTGGTGGTGCTACTGGAAACTTTAATGCCCATCACGTGGCCTATCCGGAGATTGATTGGGTAGAATTTGCAAACCGATTTTTGGCCGAAAACCTGGAAGTGGATCGTTCTCAAACAACCACTCAAATTGAGCATTACGATCACCTGGCTGCCCTTTGTGATGTATTGAAAAGAATCAATACCATTTTGCTGGACTTCTCCAGAGATATGTGGACCTACATTTCCATGGACTATTTCAAGCAGAAGATCAAAAAAGGAGAAGTGGGATCTTCAGCTATGCCTCACAAGGTGAATCCGATTGACTTTGAAAATGCTGAAGGTAACCTGGGAATTGCCAATGCCCTTTATGAGCACCTGGCGGCTAAGTTGCCCGTATCTCGTCTACAACGTGACCTGACCGATTCTACGGTTATGAGAAATGTGGGTGTGCCTTTTGGTAACAGCTTAATTGCCTACAACTCCTTGATCAAAGGAATGGGTAAATTGCTACTGAATGAAGAGGCTCTCGAGCAGGATTTGGAAAACAACTGGGCTGTAGTGGCTGAGGCTATCCAAACGGTTTTGAGAAGAGAAAGCTACCCTTCACCATACGAGGCACTTAAGGCTCTTACCCGTAAGAATGAGACCATCAATGGGGAAGCTATTGCTGCCTTTATTGAAACACTCGATGTGAATGAGGAGATCAAAGCAGAGCTTAGAAAGATTACTCCTTCTAACTATACCGGGATTCAACTGGTCAAGTAA
- a CDS encoding DUF2807 domain-containing protein, which produces MKKITSHTVLIGLLLIGTVLLTGGCKKCSGKLGDLAEETYPLSSFDALDIQGKFTVQLCQDSTFKMRVKALEGLMDNINYEVNDGVLKIENKNKCAIRTNYSDKVVLEIGCGELKKIEMTNPEKLASCGRLRSDRLDIKLKDCSPELDLVGEFDILTLLIDDGTPSTRLAGSCRYFKLENASLGKFDATELEASEILISSNSTSHIDLWAVNKLTLWLEGSEKIRYKGEPEVSAKIPSHSSATYEKL; this is translated from the coding sequence ATGAAAAAGATAACATCACATACGGTTTTGATCGGCTTGCTTTTGATCGGAACTGTTTTACTTACGGGCGGCTGCAAAAAATGCAGTGGAAAACTGGGTGACTTAGCAGAAGAGACCTACCCGCTTTCGAGTTTTGACGCCTTGGACATTCAAGGCAAATTTACGGTTCAGCTTTGCCAGGATTCAACCTTCAAAATGAGGGTGAAAGCCCTTGAAGGATTGATGGATAACATCAACTATGAAGTGAATGACGGCGTGCTCAAAATTGAAAACAAAAACAAGTGTGCCATTCGAACCAATTACTCGGATAAGGTCGTTCTGGAAATTGGATGTGGCGAACTGAAAAAGATTGAGATGACCAATCCAGAGAAGCTCGCCAGCTGTGGAAGACTCCGCTCCGACCGATTGGACATTAAACTCAAAGATTGCTCTCCAGAATTAGACTTAGTGGGAGAATTTGATATCCTCACCTTACTGATAGACGATGGAACACCTAGCACCCGTTTGGCTGGTTCCTGCCGCTATTTTAAGTTGGAAAATGCCTCTCTTGGAAAGTTTGATGCCACCGAACTTGAAGCTTCAGAAATTCTAATCAGCTCCAATTCGACCAGCCACATCGATCTTTGGGCAGTCAACAAACTTACCCTATGGTTAGAAGGCAGCGAAAAGATTCGCTACAAAGGAGAGCCTGAGGTATCGGCTAAAATTCCTTCCCACAGCTCGGCTACTTACGAAAAATTATAA
- a CDS encoding acyloxyacyl hydrolase — MQRYLIFILVAFLTSQSGFAQEDAEVPANSRPNVQVKASYHFGFLIPHRTRMQHIPKEYTQGIELNIEKASSGHQDWEKLYNHPTVGLSILFTGAGNYDVLGNAIGINPYVSFPLVRSEKFQLYTSWGWGLGYLTNKYDPAENHKNNAIGSHLNLFASIKLKAEYVVARRLALSLGCAFNHWSNSALQYPNLGLNVPTISAGARYSFYDPISYSKLPKAERKKIKPSKKNEFAAIASVGFRAYSSTDNNIYPVYTLSGQYARLWSKKYKLSVGADVFYSTALQQQIENAGETGSKTALQVGTIVSYHQTLGKFSILLGMGVYVFEQTDFGETFYHRFGTRFNVGKRFMINTALHTHWARADHMEFGIGYQLAR; from the coding sequence ATGCAAAGGTATTTGATTTTCATTCTGGTGGCATTTCTAACCAGCCAATCTGGCTTCGCACAAGAAGATGCAGAAGTGCCCGCTAATAGTCGACCCAATGTTCAGGTCAAAGCTTCCTATCATTTTGGTTTTTTGATTCCGCATCGAACCCGAATGCAACACATTCCTAAGGAATACACCCAAGGTATTGAGCTTAACATTGAAAAAGCCAGCTCGGGTCACCAGGATTGGGAAAAACTCTACAATCACCCTACGGTAGGACTATCCATTCTCTTTACTGGTGCGGGGAACTATGATGTTTTGGGAAATGCCATTGGCATTAATCCTTACGTTTCGTTTCCGCTCGTTCGATCCGAAAAGTTTCAACTCTACACCAGCTGGGGTTGGGGATTGGGTTACTTAACCAACAAATACGATCCAGCAGAGAATCACAAAAACAACGCTATTGGCTCCCACCTCAATCTATTTGCCTCGATTAAACTCAAGGCTGAATATGTGGTAGCACGTCGATTGGCTTTGTCTTTGGGGTGTGCCTTTAACCACTGGAGCAACTCGGCTTTGCAATACCCCAATCTTGGTTTGAATGTTCCTACCATTAGTGCTGGTGCGCGATACTCTTTTTACGATCCCATTTCTTATTCCAAACTTCCCAAGGCGGAAAGAAAGAAGATCAAGCCAAGTAAGAAAAATGAATTTGCGGCTATCGCCTCGGTAGGGTTTAGAGCGTACTCCAGCACCGACAACAACATCTATCCAGTATATACCCTATCTGGACAATACGCCCGGTTGTGGAGTAAAAAATACAAACTAAGTGTAGGAGCAGATGTCTTTTACAGCACGGCTCTGCAACAACAAATTGAAAATGCCGGCGAAACGGGATCAAAAACAGCTCTTCAAGTAGGAACAATCGTAAGCTACCATCAAACTTTGGGAAAGTTCTCGATCTTACTCGGCATGGGTGTTTACGTGTTTGAACAAACCGACTTTGGCGAAACCTTTTACCACCGGTTTGGTACCCGGTTTAATGTAGGAAAACGATTTATGATCAATACCGCTCTGCACACCCATTGGGCCAGAGCGGATCACATGGAATTTGGAATTGGATATCAATTAGCAAGATGA
- the mazG gene encoding nucleoside triphosphate pyrophosphohydrolase produces the protein MDHRLVAFQRLLNIMDDLREKCPWDQKQTMESLRKLTIEETYELADAILENDHEEIKKEIGDILLHLVFYGKIGSEQQTFDIADAINSVCDKLIHRHPHIYSDVEVEDEEEVKSNWEKLKLKEGKKSVLEGVPKSLPAMVKANRIQEKARGVGFDWDNKEQVWEKVHEELDELKHEVHNGADVEKMEDELGDVLFSVINYARFLNLDPESALERTNKKFIQRFQFLEDQVRMEGKDLKTMSLEEMDFFWEKAKKQ, from the coding sequence ATGGATCATCGCTTAGTTGCTTTTCAACGATTATTGAACATCATGGATGACCTTAGGGAAAAATGCCCTTGGGATCAAAAGCAGACCATGGAGAGCCTGCGAAAGCTGACTATTGAAGAAACCTATGAGCTGGCCGATGCCATTTTGGAAAATGACCATGAGGAGATCAAAAAGGAAATAGGAGACATCCTGTTGCACCTGGTTTTTTACGGAAAAATTGGTTCTGAGCAACAAACCTTCGACATAGCAGATGCCATTAATTCGGTTTGCGACAAATTGATTCACCGCCACCCTCATATCTACAGTGATGTGGAAGTGGAGGATGAAGAAGAAGTAAAGTCCAATTGGGAAAAACTCAAATTGAAAGAGGGTAAAAAATCTGTTCTTGAAGGGGTGCCGAAGTCATTGCCAGCGATGGTCAAGGCCAATCGCATCCAGGAAAAGGCTCGTGGAGTAGGATTTGATTGGGACAATAAAGAACAAGTTTGGGAAAAGGTTCATGAAGAGTTGGATGAACTGAAACACGAAGTGCATAACGGAGCCGATGTCGAGAAAATGGAGGATGAACTTGGGGATGTTCTTTTTTCTGTGATCAACTATGCGCGCTTTCTTAATCTGGATCCGGAAAGTGCTTTGGAGCGGACCAACAAGAAGTTCATTCAGCGGTTTCAGTTTTTAGAAGATCAAGTCAGAATGGAAGGAAAAGACCTCAAAACGATGAGCTTGGAGGAGATGGACTTTTTTTGGGAAAAGGCCAAAAAGCAGTAA